The genomic stretch ACTGAAGAAGGGGAAACAGAAGTAAGGAGCCTGGATTTTTATGTTTCTGTCAAGGAATATCATTGGGACATGGTGGGCGGCCTGAAAAATGTCAGGAAAGAGCTGAAGCAGTATATAGAATGGCCGCTTGAAAATCCTGAATTATTCAGGCAGCTTGATTCTTCGATGCCAAAAGGAGTTCTTCTAATAGGCCCGCCTGGAAATGGAAAAACAACTATTGCGAAAATACTCGCGAATGAAACTAAGTCTTCTTTCTATGCAGTCTCGGCAAAGGACATAAATTCCATGTGGGTTGGCGGCACTGAGAAAAACTGGGGAAGGCTGTTTAGGCAGGCGCGGGAGGATGTCAAAGGCGGCAAATGCGTAATAATGTTCATAGATGAGATTGATGGCCTTTATACCGACAGGGAGGAAATGGACAAATACTCTAGAATTTCTTTCGGCCAATTCTGCCAGGAGATGGAGGGGATTTCGGATTTGGAAAATGTGATTGTTGTAGGTGCGACGAACAGGCACGAGGATTTGGACCCCGCCTTGACAAGAAGATTTCCAAAAAAGATATATATCGGCAACCCGGATTCTGCTGGAAGAAAAGAAGTCTTTGATATATATACAAAGAAAAAGCCGATAGCCGACGATTTGGATATTGGATATTTAGTTCAGGCAACAGAAGGATTTTCCGGAGCTCGCTTAAAAGACCTGTGCGATAGCGCTGCTTTTAACGCAATTAACCGCTACTCAACAACAAAAGGAATTGAAGTAAAAGACATAAAAGGCGAGCTGATAAAAGAGATAGTTGTCGAAAAGCAGGATTTTGATCTTGCGCTAAGCGCCGAAGAGCATAATGGCGAAGAATCCGAGTTGTCTGTTGCCACACCTTCAGAATAATTTCTTTAAAATTTCATCCCAACTTCTTGCCAGCTCGATCCCATCATTGTGCTGGAACTGCTCTGCATACCTGTCATCGCAGCCGTTCTTTAATAATATTTTTCTCATATCAGATTTCACATCGATTAAATGCATTATGTCATCATCAATCAAAGTTCCTATGTTATTTTCCCTGCAAACATCTTCCTTGGTTTTTTTAATGCCATCAGCGGGTCTTGTCGATATTATGCAAAAAAAATATTTCAGAACCCCGTACTGCAGCAGCGTTTCTTTTGCAGATTCCACTCTTGACGGCCGCCGCATTGTAACAATGTACGGCGCGTATTTTTTAGCAAGTTCTTTGATTGCTGATACTGCGCCATCAACAGGCGGTGTTTTTAATGTCCATTTCCTTTCATACACAACAGCATCCATTCTTTTGTGCGCCTCTTTGCCAATTGTTTTAAGCAAAGTTGTTTCATCGGTGTTCCACGGATCTACATTTATGCCTAAATTTTTCCTGATCCATAAAGCCCGCATCTTATTTGTGTCAGGAATCGTTCCGTCATAATCAATGCCTATTGCTTCCCTCATTATTGCTTAACCTCGCAGTCACCGGGCGGCATTGCAGCCATAACATCATCAAGGTTTATCCTGATCTTCGATTTGTCCTCAAGGATCTTCTTTACTTTCTTCGCACAGTCGCTTTTTTTAACGCTGCCCTGTTTTATATTTACATAAGCAATGCAGTGCTTTTTGACAGCCTCTTCAGGAGCAGCCATTATTCTGCCTTCTTTCATTATTCCAATTGATATTTTCAGCAAAGAGCTTACAAAGTTCTTTTTGCCGTATATCATGAAGGAGCCCTTTCCCATATACTCGCCGCTGGGCGTTTCCAAAGAGACCTGATCCGAATTGACACAATACGCTTCAACAGAAACAAGGTTTGTATTCCATGCCCTGGAATTGGCAGCTGTAAACTGCGCTGCCTCTTTTTTTGTCTTTTCTCCAATCTCTCTGCCATCTGCTTTTACAATAACAAAAGGAGAGCCCGGCATCTCTGTGTGAAACACCAAATCATCTTTATCCAAATGCTTCTTTACAATGATGTCGTTCGTAGTAGCATCCCTGCCGCCTATACAAAGAAAATCCTCAGAGCTTACAAACCACCTGAACTTTTCATACCATTCTTTTTTACGTTCAATAACTGTTTTTTCCTTTTCCTCTTTCTCAGCTTCTTTTTTTAATTTCTCCAGTTTTGCCTTTGCAATTGCTATGGCCTCTTCTGCCCCTTTTATTTTCTTTCTTGCTTTTTTTGCTTTTTCAAAGTAATGCCCTGCATTCTGCTCTAATGACTTTTTAATGTTCAATATCAATTGCATAAAAAGAAAAAGTATTGTTTTAGTATAAAAATGTTGTTGATTTACGCTTCAGCTGTTTCTTCAGTTTTATTTTCAATTTCAGCTGTTTCTTCAGCATTTTCCGGCTGGGCTTTTGCTTCTTCCTCATTTTCTTTCAACTCTGCCTGAGGCTTTTCTTCCTTTAACTCTGCTTCTTTTATTTCTTCGGGCTTTTTTCCTTCTTCAATTGTCATCATTTTAATCTCAAGATTTTTAACAGGATATATTTTTGACATATCAGCCTTCACTTTCTTTTGCAGCCTGCTGCCAATAATTTCATAAAGGAGAGCTTCGTAAGTCAGCTTTGCAACAGCTTCTTTAAGCAAGACCTGCATTTTCTTCCTTAATTTTGAAAGAATTGAGTTCTTTGTTGATGCTACTGTTATCGCCAATGGCTTTATTCTTATCACCTTGTTGTCAAGTGTTTTGCATGCAAAAGAATCGTCAACCCTTTCCTTTTCGCGCCTTATCATTCTTCTTATTGAAGCAGGGTTCATCATATAGCCAATAACATCAGTAAAAACCCTGTTGCCTTCTATCCTGTTGATAACAAACTGCATATTTATATTCTGGTTTTTTGGGTCGCCAGTGAGGTTCATCAAATTTGCCGAAATACTCCTATTGAGCAGGCTTTTAATATCAGTAACCAGTGTTTCACCTATTACCTGCTCGCTGAATATTTTTGGAGCTATGATTGAATGCCACTTTTTCTTCTTGATCTTAAGTTCTGTTTCCTTTTCAGCCATTTTACTATTGTTGGAAAAAGGGATTTGTTTAAAAAGCCTTCGGTTTTTTATTCAGCCAGCACATTCACAAGTTTTTTAAATAGGCTCGCTTTGCCTGTTTTCATGAACAACAAAATGCTAGGATGGGCTCTTATAATATTTGCAGTCTTAATGCTCTCTGTTCTTTTTTTTATAAAGCTCGGCATTGACAGGGCTTATCAGGCGCAGATTGATTTTTATGAAACAACTGGTGGAACCTGCCCGACTGATCCCAACATATGCCCTCACACTCAAAAAGCAAAAGCCCAGATCCCAATATATATAGGCGCGGCAATAATGCTTGCAGTGGCAAGCCTTGGGTTTTATCTCATTTTCTTTGAAAAAAGCCAGCAGGAAGTTATCAGAGCATTGAAAGAAACAAAGGATGAAAAATTCAAAGGGGAGAAATTTGATATTCTGCTCAGCGGCCTGGGTGATGATGAGAAAAAGATAATCAAAGCAGTTAAAGAGCAGGACGGAATAACGCAGGCAACATTAAGAATAAGGACGGATATGTCAAAGGCAAAGCTTTCTGTTGTGCTTTCAGGCCTTGAAAAGAAGGGCCTCATTAAAAAAGTTGCCAAAGGTAAGACAAATCAGGTATTCTTAAAGAAGGCGATTTAATCATTTTTGAACGATTCTGAACATATTTTTGGTTATTTAAACACATCAGAGCCTGTTTATCAGTACAGTTTATGAGGTTAAATATATCATCTTGGCCTTATTCTGCATTAATATGCCAAAAAAACACGATCGAATCAAATATGACCAAATCATATTGTATGCTGTGATGGTTATTTTAATTGCAGCATTGATGTGGAGCGTATTCGGATTAACACAAAAGAATTATTTCGGATCTGATTACAATAAAGCAATACAAAGCCAAAACAAAGAAAACATCTGCGCAACTCCTGAAGGTTACACAGATCAGGAATGGATAGAGCACATGGGGCATCACCCTGATCAATACAAGGAATGTTTGGACAAGCTAAAATGAATGCAAAAACAAAACTGATTGCCGGATTGGCATTGATTGTATTGGTGATCTTTTCATTGGCGATTATATTAAACGCATCAAAAAGCAAAATGCCGATGCTTGCAAATGAAAATATGCTGCCGGAGTTTGTGATGAACAACTATCAGAACAAGCTGGCTTACAGCATTGCGCTTGACAGGCAGGAAGATTTTGAATATATTGCATGCTACTGCGGCTGCGGAATGCATGAAATGCAGCACAGGGGAAAAACAATCCCAATAATGCACAGCCTCAAGGAATGCTTCATAAATGAAGACGGGAGCTGGCAGGATCATGCTGCAATTGACTGTCCTGCATGTGTTGCCATAGCATTAAAAGCAGACGAGCTGCTCAAGCAGGGTTTATCATTAAAGGAAACCAGGGAATATATAGATACCGAATATGTTGATCAAAGATATATTGAAATGGGGACAAAGACACCCCTGCCGCCGTAATTAGTGAAAACAAAATGAAAAAAAACTTATTTTTTATGGCAATGTTATTTCTTGCATTAGCAGCATTCATGCCGTTTGTAAGCGCGCATTGCCCGCTTTGCACAGCTGCTGTCGGTATGGGAGTTGCTGTAACGAGGTTTTATGGAGTCGATGATATGATTGTCGGGCTTTGGGTCGGCGCATTCATAATTTCAACAGCATTGTGGCTCAATAATGTGCTGAAGAAAAAATACATTCCATTCCAGGACCACATTGTTACAATATTGATATTTGCTGCAACAATAATTTCCTTTTATTTCGGGGGATTATTCAATGCAAGCAGTATTTTTGGAGTAGACAAATTATTATTAGGCATAATAGCAGGCAGCATTTTAGTTTATGCAGGATTGTTCATAAGCAGCAATGTGAAGCAGATTAACAAAAACAAAGTTATATTTCCATTTCAGACAATTATTTTTATTTTGGCCTTGTTGGCAATAACAAGCGTAATAGTGTGGCTGGCAATAAGATGATAGCTGAAAATATCAAGATGGATGTGAATGAGCTTGTGAAAAGGGCGAATGTCATTAAAAATAAAGGCAAGGTTGACCTTTCATCAGATGAGGATTTGAGCATAGCCCTAATGAATCTGATAAGCATAGAAGAGCACATGTATTTCAGCGCAATGAAGACGAATAAGAAGCTCTACCTTGATCTTTTAAATCAAATAAGAGAGCTAAGAAAAAATCTGCTTAAGGAAATAGTTAAAGAGCCTGAAGGCGAAGTGTGGTGCATAAGCAAGCATCTGCTTGGAGCAAGCATGCGCCTGATTGAAGTTGGCAATAAGCATCTGAATAAAGATGAAAATAAAGCACAGATGTTTTTCAAAAACGCATTTGACCTTTACACTTTATTTTGGAGCCTGAATCTGAAATTAATAAAATCAGGCGAGATGATCCAGACCCAAGGCAGCAGCTGGAAGGAAAAGCTTGCAAACATTGTTAAAAAAGTAATAGACTGCTGTAAGGAGTGAAAAAATGCATAAGGTTTTTAAATGAAAACAAACAACACATTAAAACAGAGGGGTGAAATTAAAAATGGCAGCAATAAAACATAAAACTAAGTTAAAGGAAACAATAAACAAATTGAGTATTTGGCTGATAGTTGTTATCGCTTTACTTGTTGTTTTTAATCAATGGCAGATATCGGGCATAGCATCGAGATTTGCAGCAACAGGCATTTCGACAACATCAAGCTCTACAACGTCTGGCAGCACAGCAGTAAGTTCATCAAATCTTCAAAGTTCTGTTATTCCGACAGGAGTTCCGAGAATTTACGGAGCAGAGTTTGGCTTAAGCTATGATGATATTTCTTCGAATGATGCAAGAAAGACACAGGCAGCAATAAATAAGATGGGGGTTTATGATAAGTCAATCACACTGACAGGAGATGATTTGCAGCGCTATATAGCTGTCGGCATGCAAATAAGCTGTGAATATTGCTGCGGAGCTGAGGCAATTATCTTTAAAAATGGAGCTGCGGCATGCGGTTGCGCCCACAGCGGTGCAATGCGCGGATTGGCAAAATACCTGATAAGCAAGCATCCGAATGATTTCACAAACGACGAAATCCTGGAAGAGCTTGGAAAATGGAAAACACTGTTCTTCCCAGGCATAATGACTCAGAAAGCTGCGGTATTGCAGTCCAAGGGAATTGAGTTTAATTACATAAACCTTGCTTCAAACAAATACAGGGGAATAGAGAAAGGAGCAACATCATCTGGCGGGGCAATGGTGGGAGGCTGTTAAGATGGATAAAAAAATAACAGTAATTGTCGTCCTGCTGTCAGTCATCATGATAGTTTCGTTTATTCAGGCATTCCAACTGATGGATATCAAGGCCAAGCTATCTGTAGCAGGTCTTGCAACAGGCGGAAGCGCAGCAAACGGCAAGCTCGACACAACAGGATGGACAGAGAACGAAAAAATGAATTATGAAATGCATGGAACCATTCCTGCAAGAATCGGGCAAGGCAGCAGTTCAGGATCTAGTGCATCATCAATGGTAGGAGGCTGCTAAATGATAAAAAATAAAATAAAACAAAAAATAAGGAGGAAATAAAATGGACAAGAACATAATAATAGCGATTGTGTTGGGCGTTTTATTGCTCGTATCTGTTGTGCAGGCATTTGAGCTGAACACAATAAAAACAAAGCTGAGCAGCGGAACAGTTGCAGTTTCAGGTGCAACTACAACATCTTCAAGTGCAGCATCTGCGTCAGCATCAAGCTCATCCGGCGGAATGGTTGGCGGTTGTTAGGAGGTAAAAATGAAAATAAAAATAGCATTGATCTTATTGTTGGTTATAGGATTGATTTTTGTGGCAGGATGCTCGTCAAGCAGTGATTATGGCAGCGGCAGCGCTCCAAGCGGGCCAGTTGGCGGCGGTTGTGGAGTTATAGGGCCGGAAGATACAAATGCAAACAATGCAGTTGAGAAGATTAATTCAGTTAAAGAACTTTTTTAATTGATTTATTTAAACAAACAAAATGGAAGAACTGAACAAAAAGGAGATTGAAGAAAAAAGGCAACAGAAGCATCGCGAGGAAGCAGACCAGCTAAGGCAGCAGAGGGAGCAGCTGGATAAGGAAAGAAAAGAAAATGCCGCAGCTAAAAAAAGAAACAAAATAATGATTTTGTCAGTTATCGCGGTTATAATTATAGCGATAATAGCATACAGCATCTATTCTGCATCAAAACCAGGCGCTTTTGATGATTTTGCAAAATGCTTAAAAGAAAAGGGCGCAGTGATGTACGGCGCGATAGAATGGTGCCAGTACACGAAGCAGCAGGCAAAGATGTTTGGAAACTCATTTAAATATGTTGATTACAGGGATTACCAGAAAGGGCCGGATATAAAAGTGACTCCGACATGGATAATAAACAATGAACGATACGAAAAAGTGCAGAGTTTTCAAAGATTGTCTGAGTTAACAGGTTGCAAGATTTAAGATTTGGCGAGGTAAAAATGGAAGAAAAAACTAAAAATAGAAAATTCAGCTTTACTAGCATCAAGTTGTTGCTAGTTGCTCTTATCCTCATAGTGTTCTTAACAAACCTGTTTATAATATTTGGGATAAGCAGCCAGATTGTTGTTAAAAAAGGCGTATCTTCTGTTTATATCAAAGCATCTTCATGCGAGAGCTGCAGCGATTTGACTGGCCTGGTCCCTGCGCTTAAAAATATAGGCGTTGTTTTTGGAAACGAGAAAACATTTGATGCCAGCAGCGCAGAAGGAAAACAACTGATAGATAGATATAAAATATTAAAACTGCCTGCATTTATATTTTCAAAGGAAATATCCCAATACGAAGAAGTGACAAGCGCATGGAGCCAAATGGGAAGCGTTGAAAAGGACGGCAGCTATGTTTTAAGGCTGATAAACCCGCCTTATTTTGATATCGCAGCATCTAAGGTAACGGGTTTTGTTGATATAACATATCTGACAGATAACAGCTGCAAAGCGTGCTATAATGTCACAGTTCACAAAATTATACTCTCAAATCCGCAAAGCTTCGGAATGGCTATTTCAGCTGAGAGATATGTGGACATTTCATCTGAGACTGGAAAAGAGCTGGTCAGGAAATACAACATAACTCTTGTTCCGACAGCGATAATATCAAAAGATGCTGCCCTCTACCCTTCGCTCACAGTAGTTTGGCCTCAGGTTGGATCGGTTGAGAGTGACGGAAGCTACATTTTCAGGGATTTGAGTGTGCTGAAAGTTGTTTATAAAAACATTGCAAACAACACAATAATAAACGCGTCGTCATCAGCAGCTGCAAGCTAAAATGTTTTATAATGGCATAATAAGTGCGCTTTATGATTTTGAAATCAGGCTCTTTTTGCTTTTTTTAGGAGGCGAGAAAAGGCTAAGGGAAGCTGCAGCAAATGCTGTTGATATCGGGCATGCAAAAAACACATTAGATGTTTTTTGCGGCACAGGAACATTGACAAGCCTGATTGCAGAAAAAACCAAAGGCAATGTTTTTGGGGTGGATCTGTCAGAAAATATGATAAGAAGAGCCAGGAAAAAAACAAGCTCCAAAAACACAAAATACATTGTTGCCGATGCAAAAAATATCCCCTTTGAAGACAATTACTTTGATATTGCATTCGAATCCCTGGGCCTGCACGAATTAAAATTCAAAGACAGAAATAAGGCAATAGCAGAGATTTACAGGACATTGAAAAAAGGAGGCACAGCGGTTTTTGTTGAATATGTGAAGCCAAAAAAACAAACAGTCATATTTTTAATATTGAAGTGCATTGAAACAATAATTGACAGGGAAGCCATTGACGACTTTTTCAGCAGGGATTTTCAAAGTCATTTGGAATACCATAAGTTTAAAGTTATCAATAAAATTCCTGTGCTGAAAGGTTATGCCAACATATTTGTGGCTAAAAAATCATATAGCAAATGACACAAATTTTTATACAATATATGAATGTCATTTGCTTATTACGAGCGGACAACTATTTGTATAAAAACTATTGTCCGCGAGTATAAATGCAGATGAGGTGCAAAATGGGAAAAGGCAAAAAAGGATGCTGCTAGCAAGTTAGTTAAGCAATACGAAGGCAAGAATGGAAAAAAATGGGTGGGACAGAATATATAAAGAAAACAGCCTGAAAAAAATTCCCTGGCATACTGAACAGCCTGAAAAAAATCTTGTGAAGCTTGTTGAGCAGGGGAAAATCAAGCCAGGAGAAGTTCTTGACATGTGCTCGGGAGCAGGGACAAACTCTATTTATCTGGCTTCAAAGGGGTTTAAGGTTACAGGAGTTGACGTATCCCCTACAGCAGTAAAGATAGCAAAAGAAAGGTGCCTGAGAAAAGGCGTGGCTTGCAATTATCTTATGGGCAAGGTATTGAAATTCAAGACAAACAAAAAATTTGACTTTATTTTTGACAGAGGATGCTTTCACCATATTCCGGATAAAGACAAGCCAAAATATGTTAAAAGGCTTATTAATGTATTGAAGGGCAATGGCAGGGTTTACATCCAGTGCTTCAGCGATAAAAATCATTTTGACAAAAGCATTTCAAAGGAGGACATTTTAAGGTATTTTTCAGGCCCTTTTAAAATAGCCCATATTAAAGAATCCATTCACACAGAGCCCGGCGGGGGAAAAATATACATGCACAATGTTTTTATGAAGAAAAAGAAAAACTTGGATTTTAATCGATCTCAAAAATAATACAACTAAAATAAACAAAGATGAAAGAAACTTTAAAAAATCTGAATAATGCATCAAAAAGTGTATTGATTGTTTTAGTCATTATTGCTGTATATTTTTTATTGTTCCCGTTTATAGGCTCGTTTTTTATACGAGAACAAACTCCTATGATGCAAGGAATGAGCGAGATGATGGGAGCTAATATAATGAGTTCTTCTTCAATAAGCTCAATTACAATAAACCTTATTTCACTCATTTTTGCTTTAGGTTTAGGATTTCTTGCCTCGTTGTACTTATTTAAGATGAAGATAGAAGATAAAGAATATAAAATTTTAAGAAAAGCATTGTCAGACGATAAAAAGAAGATTTTTGATGAGATTAAAAAGGCGGGTGAAATAACACAAGATTCACTAAGATTTAGGCTAAACTGGAGTAAATCTAAAGTTTCAACTATTTTAACAGATCTTGACAAGATGAATTTAATTCAAAGAGAGAGGGTTGGAAAGACATATAAAGTGTATTTACAAAAATGATGGTTTAAAACGGTTTAAATGGCAGGATAGTTATACTTGTTTTAATGTTTCAATGTATAAAATGAAAAGAAAAATAGCAAATAAAACAAAAAACAAAGAGGATTATTTATTATACGGGCTTTTAGTTATAGCCTCTATTGTTTTGATCTTCAGCATAGTGTCTTTTTTAAATTTTCAAAGCGATAATTCCAACCAACAATCAACTGAAATGCATTCTGCAAGTCAAATGTCATTAACAGCTTTCGATAAGCAATTGGCCAGAAATTTAATGGATAAAAATAATGATGGGCTTTGCGATGCCTGCGGCATGGATGTAAGCGCATGCATAGATAGTGGCCAGCTGCAGTGCAACATGGATCCTAAATCAACGATTGGGGTGCTTGGCTCAGGGCACATTCACGCAGATTTTAAGGTTTTTATAAATGGAAATTCAATTAACTTCGCAAATGAAAAATATCATATGAAGAGCAGTTTTATTCATGTGGATGATAACCTAAATAAAGAAGATGCTTCAAGTGTCTTGCATATGCATGCAACAGGCGTGCCTTTATGGATATTTTTCAAAAGCGTTGGAATGGACTTCAACAAAGAAAGCCTGACTTTACCTGATGGACGGAAATTTTCAAACGGCAGTAAGAATACACTAAAGTTCTACGTAAATGGCAGACCTAATAGTGAGTGGGAAAATTATGTATTCAGCGATCTGGACAAGATTTTGATTTCGTACGGAGATGAGACAGACATGAGCCAGCAATTAAATTTGATAACCGATTTTGCAAATGATCATGGAAAGCAAGGTGAATAAAAATGGATATTAAGTATAAAGCAACAAGAAACGGCATTATAGGAATTTTGTTGATTGTGGTATTGAACATCATAATACTTTGGAGCCTTGGATTCCCAGCAATGGCTGTTGCGCAGATCAAGAAATACTCTCCTTTGCTTGTCTTGCTGATTGGCGGATTTGGTTTCCAGATAAGTCTTTTCACTTATCTGAGGCACAAGAGCGCAATTGGCTGCACAACAACAGTTGCATCAGGCGGATTATCCACAACAAGCATGATACTGTGCTGCAGCCATTATCTTGTGAATATACTGCCTTTCATAGGAGTATCAGCGCTGGCTTCCCTTTCAGGCTATACGGTTTGGTTTATTTTAATAGGAATACTCTCTAATGCCGCAGGCATTGCAATAATGCTTTACAAAAGCAAAGGCGAAAAAAACAAAATTAGATTAAAAAAGAGAAAGAAATAAAAAGAAGACGGCTTTAATGCTAGTCGGAGGAGTAAATGAAAAAAATATTGTTGGCAGTATTTTTGGTCTTATTGTTGAACCTGAGTTTAGTTTATGCAGTTACACAACAAGAACTAAGCGAAGCTAAAAATCTGATTGATGCAAAAACTGACTGCAAAAATTTATCAGATTCCCAGCTGGAAATAATTGGAGAATATTATATGGAACAAATGCATCCTGGCGAGGCCCATAAACTTATGCACAAAATGATGGGGCTGGAAGAGGGCTCTGAAGATGAAGAGCAGTTTCATATTAGCATGGCGAAAAGTATTTATTGCGGTGAGAATACAGCGGGAATGATGGGAGGAGGAATGATGAACGTGATGGGTGGAAATATGATGGGCGGTAATATTGGAGGCAACATGATGGGATATGGAATGATGAACAGCGGCTATATTTGGTATTGGAATTTCTTGAATGTGCTTTATGCGATATTGTTAATCGGCTCGATTATTTTAGTTTATTTATGGATTATGAAATTGTGGAAGAATAATGCAAAACACAAAGGCGGTAAAAGGTGAAAGACATAATCTTAAAACCGATTGGCATTGTAAAGAACAACATCAAGGAACTGAGATTTGGGAATTTTGCAGACGAAGTTTCAGAAATAGCAATAGACAAGAAATTCACGGGCGCGCTAAAGGGCGTAGAAGAATACTCCCATATTATTGTTGTTTATTGGATGGACAAGGTTAAAAGCCATGTTATCGAGCATCAGCCGCAGGGCAACCCGAATGTGCCGATTGTCGGGATTTTTGCATGCAGATGCCCTGCAAGGCCGAATCCGATTGCAATTACAACAGTTAAGCTAGTGGAAGTTGATCATAAGAATAACAAAATTAAAGTAAAGGGTCTTGATATTCTAGACGGAACGCCTGTAATTGATATAAAGCCCTACTGGCCCCAGTATGATGAAGTTAAAGGCGCAAAAATTCCGCCATGGGTTTATAAGCTTAAATTTTAATCAAATATGGGGGTGGATAAAATGAAAAGAATGTATTTTGTTTTGTTTTTGGCCGCATTGGTTTTAATAGCAGGATGCACGCAGACTATCGGCAATGGGACGCAAGGAAATCAGCAAACATCAGGCGGAGCATCTGCAGCAGGACAAGGCACTCAAACTACATCATCAGGCGGGCAAGAGCAGCAAACCAGTGCAGCTACAAATATCAATATTGAAATTAAGAACTTTGCATTCAGCCCGCAGGCTATAACAATAAAAAAAGGCTCAACAGTAACTTGGGAACAGATGGATTCAGCACCGCACACAGCAACATCAACAAGCTCGCCATCAGGAGCAGCATTCGATTCAGGAACTCTGAACAAAGGAG from Candidatus Woesearchaeota archaeon encodes the following:
- a CDS encoding ATP-binding protein, encoding MFWTKRKVKTALNADKAALDEKPVVALKEKPAAVLEEKIEQAESKPSKAFNKIKIVERFLSADYSAQKVWEYLSKNGELKEIGETVNYDGKISGSPQMKRSEDNSLFPIIAAFKTILEKSEYIVNFKTSLYDGGLEVSIECDFDNVNHVNNLLSLAKKEKQEIVSISRKYDDIEPIRKLYDILSENKSMKIFASSINSTPKMIIDEEFGLLPVDAKVQATLEGNNYVFNFHSYYNSHEIIVECPPDKTDFVKKLFDSIAIRETEEGETEVRSLDFYVSVKEYHWDMVGGLKNVRKELKQYIEWPLENPELFRQLDSSMPKGVLLIGPPGNGKTTIAKILANETKSSFYAVSAKDINSMWVGGTEKNWGRLFRQAREDVKGGKCVIMFIDEIDGLYTDREEMDKYSRISFGQFCQEMEGISDLENVIVVGATNRHEDLDPALTRRFPKKIYIGNPDSAGRKEVFDIYTKKKPIADDLDIGYLVQATEGFSGARLKDLCDSAAFNAINRYSTTKGIEVKDIKGELIKEIVVEKQDFDLALSAEEHNGEESELSVATPSE
- a CDS encoding class I SAM-dependent methyltransferase, which translates into the protein MEKNGWDRIYKENSLKKIPWHTEQPEKNLVKLVEQGKIKPGEVLDMCSGAGTNSIYLASKGFKVTGVDVSPTAVKIAKERCLRKGVACNYLMGKVLKFKTNKKFDFIFDRGCFHHIPDKDKPKYVKRLINVLKGNGRVYIQCFSDKNHFDKSISKEDILRYFSGPFKIAHIKESIHTEPGGGKIYMHNVFMKKKKNLDFNRSQK
- the tsaA gene encoding tRNA (N6-threonylcarbamoyladenosine(37)-N6)-methyltransferase TrmO — translated: MKDIILKPIGIVKNNIKELRFGNFADEVSEIAIDKKFTGALKGVEEYSHIIVVYWMDKVKSHVIEHQPQGNPNVPIVGIFACRCPARPNPIAITTVKLVEVDHKNNKIKVKGLDILDGTPVIDIKPYWPQYDEVKGAKIPPWVYKLKF
- a CDS encoding PCYCGC motif-containing (lipo)protein, coding for MNAKTKLIAGLALIVLVIFSLAIILNASKSKMPMLANENMLPEFVMNNYQNKLAYSIALDRQEDFEYIACYCGCGMHEMQHRGKTIPIMHSLKECFINEDGSWQDHAAIDCPACVAIALKADELLKQGLSLKETREYIDTEYVDQRYIEMGTKTPLPP
- a CDS encoding cupredoxin family copper-binding protein, producing MKRMYFVLFLAALVLIAGCTQTIGNGTQGNQQTSGGASAAGQGTQTTSSGGQEQQTSAATNINIEIKNFAFSPQAITIKKGSTVTWEQMDSAPHTATSTSSPSGAAFDSGTLNKGASWSHTFNTAGTYEYYCAIHPNMKGKIIVE
- a CDS encoding methyltransferase domain-containing protein — its product is MFYNGIISALYDFEIRLFLLFLGGEKRLREAAANAVDIGHAKNTLDVFCGTGTLTSLIAEKTKGNVFGVDLSENMIRRARKKTSSKNTKYIVADAKNIPFEDNYFDIAFESLGLHELKFKDRNKAIAEIYRTLKKGGTAVFVEYVKPKKQTVIFLILKCIETIIDREAIDDFFSRDFQSHLEYHKFKVINKIPVLKGYANIFVAKKSYSK
- a CDS encoding NFACT RNA binding domain-containing protein → MQLILNIKKSLEQNAGHYFEKAKKARKKIKGAEEAIAIAKAKLEKLKKEAEKEEKEKTVIERKKEWYEKFRWFVSSEDFLCIGGRDATTNDIIVKKHLDKDDLVFHTEMPGSPFVIVKADGREIGEKTKKEAAQFTAANSRAWNTNLVSVEAYCVNSDQVSLETPSGEYMGKGSFMIYGKKNFVSSLLKISIGIMKEGRIMAAPEEAVKKHCIAYVNIKQGSVKKSDCAKKVKKILEDKSKIRINLDDVMAAMPPGDCEVKQ